In the Gorilla gorilla gorilla isolate KB3781 chromosome 1, NHGRI_mGorGor1-v2.1_pri, whole genome shotgun sequence genome, TATAATAGGCCAGTCAGAAAAGGCTACATACAGAATAATTCCAAGTATATGACATTCTGCAAGTCAAAACTATGGAGAGAGTAAaaagatcaatggttgccaggggatgggaGGGAAGGGGCGGAGGGGAAGAAGAATGAATAGGTGAAGCGCAAGGGGATGTTTCagacagtgaaactattctatatgatactgtaatggtggatatatgtcattatacaCTTGTCAAATTCGTAGAATGTATAACACAAAGCTAATGCAAACTGAGAGACTTAGGTAATAATAATTTAACAATAgtggttcatcagttgtaacaaatgtgccaCACGGACGCAAGATGTTAATAACAAGGGAAACTATTAGGTGAGGGCTGTCACTGAAAGGAGGATACAGGACTCTATGTGTTTGCCATTCAACgtttctataaacctaaaactgatctaaaaaataaagtccattaactaaataaacaaaatctttCTAAACcacttaaacattattttaattctatTCTTCTCTTACTAAAATGTATCAAATTTACACTCTGTCTGACAGTCAAGGCTTCCGTAATCTTCCATTTTACCAGTTCAGTATTACTTTCATTATTTCTATGAGACATTCTCCACTGTAGGAAGATAAAGTAGATGCCTTATGGCCCCCACAAACCATATTCATCCTGAATACTGTGTTTCACTGTTGCCATTCTCTTTATGAAACTCATCTCCCTTCTGCTTATCTAAATGATCCTATTCCTTTAAGACTGGTTTAggccgggcatcgtggctcatacctgtaattccagcactttgggagaccaaggcggacggatcacgaggtcaagagatcgagaccatgctggccaacatggtgaaaccctgtctctacaaaaaatacaaaaattagctgggcgtggtggtgcaggcctgtaatcccagctactcaggagactgaggcaggagaatagcttgaaccagggagtcggaggttgcagtgagccgagactgtgacaccgcactccagtctggcgacaatgcgagactccatcaaaaaaaaaaaaaagattggttcAAGATCTCTCTCTCCCATAGAAACATTCCCAAAGACAGTAGCTTTTCCTAACCTTCTTCTCTTATTATAATTATAGCTTATACCAAAAAGTAAAGGCCTATACTATTTTCTCTAATGTGCTCCTTATGGTGTTAATAGGGAATAGTTCTGTCTTCTCAACTAGATGGTAAATTTATTCTGCTTTATATCTTTCAAGTTTTATCCACAACATCTTAGGGATTAATAGAGTCTTGTTAATGAAATAGTTCCTAGGATATTATTTCAGCTTTACTGGTAATCCAAGACCACGTGTATATTAATAACTGTGTCCTCCAAGAACAAACAGGAAATTACATGTTAAGATCAGAAACTCCCTGGTAAAATCAGGACAGTGAAACATCTAAAGCCTCCTTAAGTTATATACTGGCCTTGCATCTTAAAATGTCaacaatataatacataatatcatatactatatataaaaacatgatACAAGAGATATCAGTAATTCCTATAAAAATATCATACAATCGAATACACTGatactagaaagaaagaaagagggagggaaagaaagaaagagagaaagaaacagaaaaaaaagaagtaaaacacgACATACTTCGGAAAGATGAAAAGGCTCTATTAGCATTAATGACATTAGCAAACTGCACACAGTTGAGCATATAACCTTCTAGTGTCATAAGCTATATATGATGTGTTTGGTTTCTTGATCATTACTGTCAGTACCCTATGAACCATTCTCATTCAAAGTCAAAGTAAGAGCCTTAATACTGACAGCGGAGAAGAATTGGTCTACCAGTTCAGAATCCCTGATTGCTGTACCATTGCTCCAATAGGTTGACAAGTATGGGAGAATGATTGGTATTTGTATTCCAAAGCATTTGCCATTTGCTGGGCTACAGCAAGCGGGGTGAGAAGGAAAACTTCTGAAATATGAGAGCATATTATGAAATCATTAGACATAGTAATGAACTACTGGGAAATCAAGCAATCAGAAACGGTATGGTCAAGAGCATCATTCCCAAGTCTGACAAGCTCTTGTGACACATCAGTCTCTCAATCACGTAAGAATAGCAATTGCCAATGTATTGCTACAAACATGAAGATTTATAGTAGCAAATTGTAATACAATCTATAGTTAATATaagctttcatttatttagttttaaattctTAATGAGAAACTTACCTTGCAGAACTTAACTTCTGCCTCTAAATGATGAATATATTGAGACTGGTCATTAATAGTATGAACAAGGTCGTGCATAGTAGGCATATTGGTTTCCTCATGTTCTAATGACCTctatgacaaaaaataaataaataaatacataaatacataaattttaaaaagccaaattaaGCATGTTTGGATTTAGCAAAGAATCAGTTGTTACCCTCTCCATACTCAATTTTGCACTGATGTGATATAAACATAGAATCGATCACAATGTAGCTTATAgtcatgatatagtttggatgcttGTCCCCCACAAACCTCAAGTTGAAATGTGGCCCCCagcattggaggtggggcctggtgggaggtgtttcggTCATGATGAATGAATCCTGGTGCTATCCTCATGAtaatgagttcttgctctgagttttggtgagatttggttgtttaaaagaatgtGACACCTCTCCCACTTCTTGCTCTGGCTCTCACCACATGAAATACCTgctcccctttcaccttccaccatgactgaaagtttcctgaggccctcaccagaatgaGATGCCAGTATCAcacttcctatacagcctgcagaaccatgagctgattaaacctcttttttaaataaattacccagcctcaggtatttatttttagcaacacgagaatggactaatacaaatactTGCTTCTCTATCATATAAATTCCACAAATACACAAGATTCATGGATGTGaatatccttttttttaaagatggatggTGAAAGTGATTATAAAAAGCACATATAGTGAATGGAAAAATGCTGGGGTAGCAGTAGTATAACTGGCTTGGAATAAACTATTTTAACAAATTGGAAAAACAACATTCCATTCAGTAATGCTGAGATACAAGGGACAACTCTTTCCAAGAAACTGCCATGGAAGAGGATTTGCTAGCTAAAACTGCAGCAGCTCCGTGAAGGAGAGATTCTTTAGGAAGCGTTTGATACCAAGCCAGTGTCAATGcgatgaaattccatctcaaaaaagatacATTAGCAAAATGTAGTTTTTGATTTTTGACTCTAGTATTGAAGGCAATTCAAGTGTATGGTGTTCTGGAGCATAGAACCTCCAAGAGTAGAACCCTAAAGTAGAGACACACTGCATTGAGGGGTCCAACGAAGAGATTTCAAAAAAACGCCAATACTATTTTAGCTCTGTAGCATTCCTGGAACTGACTGTTAATGTATAGCTTACCTTATCCTAAAATAGTTTGTAAAATCATATACCcatcacatgatttttttttttaaaggatgaggAAATCAGGAAAAGGTAAAACAAGGGTCAACCAGTTAAACAAAGCCAGAGGAAAGCTTGAAATGAGGCACAGTGTCTGTTTCTCAGCCATTCTCTTTCTCAGCACAGCAGACATTTTAAATGATAATCAAGTACCAGCTATCAtggcagaataaaataaaatagagctttggttttttggtatatttaagaaatttaaaaaccaaaataactCCAATTAAATGAATTATCTGTCATGAGTAGAAATCAAACAATTATAATCATCCTCCATTAATAGCAATAGGTTCAGAAGGTAGGCAAATATAAATTACTACTATGAGTATACAGGAGGAAgtcaatgtgaaaaataaaaagctcaaGCCAATATTGTATGAAAAATGTTCACATGAAATCATTTGTGTCTACTTTGAAGGGCTTTAGTTTAGATAGCTACATTTTAAGACAATAAGTAATAACTTTTTTTCCATCTCAACAGTGCCTCAGTTTTACTCtcaatatatgcatgtatttctAATATGTTATACTGGCTATGAAAGTGCATTCTAAAGGTATAATCTTAAAAAgctaattattactattatggtttataattattacatgtaGGCTGTATACATATAGAGTCTAAGTTCCATTCTTTTACATAGCTCCATATAAATAGACTTGTGTATTTTAAAGTGCACTCTGTATGTACTAAACTGATTCTCTTAGTGAAGGTCTTCCTGCCTGTCTGGATTCAGTAAGCTCCATAATATCACTGCTCAGACTTTAAAAGGCAAATAAGCATGTCTGAGCATTCAACAGATAAAGCAACTTCATCTAGTAGACTTAAAAGCATTCCAGCAGTCTGTGCTTAAGAGCATGCTAGAAACCAGATGTCAATAGTAATAAATTCATTAAATGATGAGATGttttactaaaattataaaatctataTCTATAAATTTAGAATATGCATATGAAGTACATTTCTCTAAAGTAGGAATTAAGCTTAAAAGTATGTGTCAGCCTGGAATGGAGTGTTCGTATGGGAGTGATACTCTGATATTTCAGTggtgaagaaaagaaagtgacatGTCTCCACACTTTTCAGCATCTAGGCATTGTATTGAACTAGAAAACACATTGAAAATGTGAGGTGGTTACTTGCTGCTATGACATGTAATGTTTATGTAACACTTCATAGGTTTCTAAAGAATTTTAAGTATGTAATCTTATCTCATTATTCCAAAAACTCTGTGAGACAGGCACAATATCTTAGAGAGTATGTGATAGACCCTAGATAGAACTAAGCCCTTGACTATTATTTTGTCCACTTAAATCTGGTCCAGAGTTCTTTCACTCACATCTATCTCAGCCTTTAGCATATAAAATGCTTTAATCAGAAATAATACACTCTGTCAAAGCAATAACAAACAACTTCAGAAGAAATACAGCACCACTTCTTATATATGATACTATTTTATAAccatatattttaacaaatagaACATTACATATTAAAACGTATTATTttgaggccaggcgctgtggctcacacctataatcccggcgctttgggaggccgaggctaatGGATTTCCTGAGgttcagagttcgagaccagcctagccaatatggtgaaaccccatctctactaaaaatacaaaaaattagcctggtgtggtagtgcacatctGTAAACCCaaatactagggaggctgaggcaggagaatcgcttgaaccagggaggcagaggttgtagtgagccgagatcatgccactgcactctagcctgagcaacagaatgagactctgtctcaaaaaaattaattaattaattaaaaataaaatgtattattttgacactcaaaattttaaaaatattacaaagtagGGCTACAATTATAATTaagtaacttctaaaaatgatcaATAATAGATATGACcctctaaaaaagaaattactaaaataatgACTTTATCTTTTACATATACTCTgacttatataatttattatatgaatttattatatattatatattacatattttgctAACAGTTGCAAAATAAATTCTCCAAACTATTCCCTTGCTCCCATTTTccaaatgaataataaatttaaaaaatcaagattctCTCTGCCATGGAAATCTATTTTTTCAGCCAAAATAATCAGAGGGAAGAGAAttacttttaatgtttttcacTATTAGCATGCCATGCTTAAATTTTTTCTGCAACATGTACTACAAAATAACACAATACAGTAAAACACAGGAATGCTTTGTCAACTTGGAAAAGTTGATACTTACCAAGGgggacatttttcttcttcttgacaGAGATACTTCACTTTCCTTATCTGCTTGTTGGCGCAACAAATCTTTGAGCTGATTAACTACAGAGCAAAAGCAGAGGGTTTATTAACCTTATTTGAGATCCATGGTTTCTtaccacccatccatccttccaaCTAATAAAAATTGCTGATATATTATGCATCAAGAATTCTGCTATCAACTGGGGATACAAgaccaacataaaaaaaaaaaagaatttctaccCCTTAAGAGCTAAGAATctagcaagaaagagagagacactaATAGATATAAAATAAGTTTGTATGTAGACCTAAAGCTATGCACAGTGCTACAAGAAGAGGAAGAACCTAATTGTGCTTGTTTTCACAGAGGAGATAACACTGCAAAGATGAACAGGAAGGAGTTCACCAAGCAGAAAAGGATAAGAAAAATTCCAATTAGAAGTCACTGCACATGTCAAAGCATAAAAGCATAGAGAGGAGGTTATTATAAATAGAATGTGAGTTGTGAGATGGATGATTAGCATGAGAAGTACACAAAGATGAGCCGAAGAGGCAGGTTAGAGCTATCTTAGGAAAACACTGTTATTTTATAACTAAGAATTTTGGACTTTAGCCTATAAGCATTGGGAAGTCAAAGGAAAACAAGATTAAGCGAGGGAATTAAATTATCTGATTTGTGTTTCAGGAATAACATCACAGcaacagaatgaagaatgaaTGGAGTTATTATTCTATGGAGTTTAAAAAATTCACTATGCATCATTCAGACTAGGATTGACATTCACACTCACCAGCATGGCTCTGTTGTAATTCGGGCCAGGCTGTCCTGGCATCCTCGTTTCCCACACTGGTGCTAAAAGAAAGATTTGGTGCATCTTCTCCAATAGTGACATCGCCTTCTTTCAGGGCACATTTCAGTTGGTGAATGCTTCTACTGGCATGTTCTGCAAGAACAACCTGATGAAAGTTAGGACCAATGAAATCTGGTTGACCAAACGGACACTTGCTCAAGAAGGCAGTTTTTAAAGGTGAAATCATTATTTCTCATACTTTACGGAAAAAACGCAGAGTTCTGTTTCTAGCTTGCTGAGGGATGTGCCAAAGATGGTGAGAGAAGATTAACTTCATGGTTAGAGGTAGGACTTGATGATCTCTAAGGCCCCTACCACTGTAGCAGTTGATTTCACTACATATAGCACCACCAGCAAGGATTAAATGACAGAACTCTTCCCACCAGctcccattaaacaataactttctAAGGGAAGTGCTCTCCTTCCCACCATGCCTGACTCCTTTACCAACTTGGAGACAGAGGGGACGAGAGGAGCAGTGGGGAGGTGGGAAGAGCCAGCAAGAGGGACTGCGTCACACCCAGTTCCAACCTAGGGAAGCCTCATTGTCCCTGGGGACAGGAAATCCCTCCCCCACCAAGAGACATCCACATGTCTGGCCTAGTTTTGATCAAAATTTGCATAGCTGAAGTGCTTATAGTGGCAGCCCCGGCAGTACAGCTCTTCCTATATACTGCTGGCTAACCACAACTCATAGATTCTTGGTTAGTGCAACTGACCACCCCTAGAACACACAAAAACTGTctaaaatgaagtatttttaagGTATATTACTGTGATAGTTCATCTCTAAAAATAGCCTCCAaggggttgcagcgagccgagatcgcaccactgcactccagcctggcaatagagcgagactgtttcaaaaaaaaaaaaaaaaaaaatagcctccaAGGAACCCAGCCTCATTCTCTTGTTCTCTTCTAATCTGAAACTGACTGGGCCTGTAGTCTGCATTAACCAATAGAATGCAATAAAAGTTATACCATGTCACACCCAAGCCTCATCTTTAAAAGGACtggcaacttctgcttcctcttGGAATGTTTGCTTTTGGGAGCCCTAAGCCGCTATGTAAGATATCTGGCTACCCTGCTGGAGAGACCTGTGAAGAGCATAcgtggagaggaagagagaggcccTGAGACCCCACgaagaaagagaaaagccctCCCCGCACTGCACCCCGCTGCCCCACTCTGACAGCCCAGTCCTCCAGAGGACTCCAGCACCAGAGGCCCTCTAACCGCAAAGGCACAAAAGAGACCTGATTCATTACCAACcatgtatgaaaatatatttataaacatatattctgTAGGACCTTGAAAAGCAGTTTCCATTTTCTCCAAGTGCACTGATTTCAAAGTTTGgaacagaaacaaaagcaatgttagtatttaatagaaaaaaaatgtctcTGTTATACAATATCTAATACAGTTTCTTTACTTGCAGCAACTCATTTTCTACTTTGATAAAAGAAAACATGTATTTCAGGTCAGGGTTCGACAATGTAATTCTATTACTCAACTATACAAGAGACACAGTTAATTTATCACCATATTTTTCTCCATACCAATCCTATGTCCACACAgatctttttttgaaatgaatttgGCGCTGATTACTAATGAAAACTGGCCTCCTCTGACTCATCATGAGTTTAAGGAAGTTCAGATAAGACGCTTTCCTGGTTTTGGGAATATATGAAACTGTGATAGTTTTACAATAACTTAGTAttagaaaatagaatagaaaagcgATTTAGTCatggaaaaggaaaatcaaaGTGTTACATGATAAGCAATTCAGTTCATGGAGCTTTAGATTTATGCCCTTAAATCCAAGAATAAAACACCTATCTTTATTGAATCTATTAGAAAGGAACGAGACAGTTTGACTAACATAAAAATGTATTCCAGGTAAAAGCATTGCGCCGTTGGTGATCACGGAAGAAACAGGAGTGTGGCGTGACCGTgaggaagcaaaagaaaatgaggaactaCGCAACCATGAAACGAACGCTTAGTCTCAGAGATCAGAGGCTTAAAGAAAAGGATAGATTAAAacctaaagagaaagaaaagaaggatccCAGCGCGTTAAAGGAAAGAGAAGTTCCGCAACACCCTTCCTGCTTATTTTGCCAATATAATACACAGCTGGGCCCACCTTACCACATCCTCGTTGATACCAACTTTATCAACTTTTCCATAAAAGCCAAACTGGACTTAGTGCAGTCAATGATGGGCTGTCTGCATGTCAAGTGTATCCCTTGTATAACTGATTGTGTAATGGTTGAAATTGAGAAATTGGGGCAGAAGTATCGAGTGGCTCTAAGGATCGCCAAGGATCCAAGATTTGAACAATTACCATGTACACACACAGGAACCTATGCACATGACTGCTTAGTACAGAGAGTAACTCAGCCTAAGTGTGTGTAAGTGTTACATTGTGCCCACAGTTGAccgggactttttttttttttttcttgagagggagtttggctcttgtcgcccaggctggagtgcaatggcgcaatctcggctcaccgcaccctccgcctctcgggttcaagcgattctcctgcctcagccgccccaatagctgggattacaggcacctgtcactacgcccggctaattctgtattttttttagtagagacggggtttctccatgttggtcaggctggtctcaaactcccgacctcaggtgaaatccgcccgtctcagcctccaaaagtcttgggattacaggcgtaagccaccacgcctggtgacCGGGACCTTAAAAGAAGAATCCATAAGATTCCTGGAATTCCTATcatgtatatttcttttctttttcttttcttttttttttttaagacggagtctcgctctgtcgcccaggctggagtgtagtggtgcgatctccactcactacaacctcctcctctcaggttcacgccgttctcctgcctcagcctcccgagaaatTGGGACTACAGTTACacgccaccacgcgcagctaatttttgtacttttagtagagacagggtttcaccgtgttagcgaggatggtcttgatctcctgactttgtgatccgcctgccttggcctcccaaagtgctggggttacaggcgtgagccaccgcgcccagcattttttttttttttttttttttttttttttttgagacgaagttgcactcttgttgcccaggctggagtgcaagtagtgcagtctcagctcactgtggctctgcctccagggttcagatggttctccttcctcagcctcctgagtggctgggattgcaggcatgtgccacagtgcccagctaatttcttttttcttttttgtatttataatagagacaaatacttttgtatttttagtacagaaaaatacacctcggcctcccaaagtgctgggattgcaggcatgagccaccgtgcctggcctactcaCTTTTTGATGCTGTTTTGAAATTGATATTTTGTCTCATAAAAATtttagtccaggcacagtggctcatgtctgtggtcctgggactttgggaggctaaggtgggtggatcacctgaggtcaagagttcaagaccagcctgaacaacgtgacaaaaccccatctgtactaaaaatacaaaaaaggttggcagggtgtggtgttgtgtgcctgtggtcctggctgctggggaggctgaggcaacagagtTGCTTGAAGccgggggacggaggttgcagtgagccgagatcacaccactgcattccaggctgggtgacagagtgagactgtctcataaaaaaaaaagaaaaagaaaaaaaaaattcagtgatggtcaaagggtacaaaatctcAGACAGGAAGaatatgttttatactttttgagtTCTATTGTACAGTGTGGTGCATATACTTAATAATGGAGTATTACACATTTCAAAATTGATGTTCTCATCACAGAAATGTATTGGAAGTATtggatatgttaactagctttatttaattattccacattgtatcCACAATTTATGACATCACTTTGTaacccataaatttatacaattataaattgtcaatttacaataaaaaatttttgttgcgtttttaaagaagaaatgtatTCCATGGAGCTTTCAAATGACTTCACCTCTAAGGCAAgggataattatttatttatacctaGTCTGAGTAAAAGCTAATAAACtatattaggaaaaagaaaaaaaatatggaaagaattTGCATAGTTAAAAGCCTCTGTAAGCAGAGTTCTTTCATCAGATTACAAGaaaggcaggattttttttttttttggagacgaagtctccctgttgtccccaggctggagtgcaatggtgcgatcttggctcactgcaacctccgcctcccaggttcaagcatttttcctgcctcagcctcccgagtagctgggattacaggcatgcgccaccacacccagctaatttttgtatttttagtagagatggggtttcaccgtgttggccaggctggtcttgaactcctgacctcaggtgatccacccaccttggcctcccaaagtgctgggattacaggagtgagccaccgtgcccggcctagggcAGGATTTTAAGAGcacttttcattccttttctaatgttcttGTTTAATCTTTTAGAATTTATAACATTCAAAGACTACATGTTAAATTGCACTATGAACATAATATTACGTGAAATAATGAGCTATTGAATTGAACAACTATCCCAAAGAAAAGTGACACACAAGACtttagggtttgtttgtttgcaacTACTGATTTCAGAGTTACTAGGGTCAGAGAGGAAAAGCAGGAATTTGCAAGAACTGTGCCCTAAAACTAAAACTACAGAGTTGACATTTTAAAGTCATTTCAACGCTACATTTCAAAACATGCTAAGTGCTTTTCAAATACATAACAAAGCAGCATAATTATATACTATAACAGATAAACACAGTTAATGTGAAGAAGAATAACACTCAGATGATTCAGGACAGATGAAATCCCATGGCTCTTCAACTGGAGCCATTGCAACTGAAGCCCCCATAATCCTTATTAAGAGCACTACTCCCCAGACGCAGTTATCTGCTCCTTACATTTAAGGAAACCAGATTAGACAGAGGGTTCCAGTTACCGTTTCCTATCCAACTGCTAATGGGACACAGCTTTATCTGTTTCTAACCAAGAGAGAGAACACActcatttcctcttctctcctgagAGGACAGTAAGGGTATTTCACAATGAATGCATCCTGATTTCTTTTCCCCAGCACCAACCAGGAACTGACTATAAACTTAACTATGACTACAGACACAAACAGGACCCCTGAGTCCTACAGATCACATGAACGTAAGTGCAAGTAGATAATATTTCTGCTAATGCACTATCCAAACATCAATCAGTACAATGAGCACTTAAAAGGTACCTGAGCTAATGGCTGCTGGCTAATTTCAGTCTGTCttgtccattttctttcttcttttttttttttgagatggagttttcgctcttgttgcccaggctggagtgcagtggtgcaatctcagctcactgcagcctccgcctcccaggttcaagcgattctcctgcctcagcctcctgagtagctgggattacaggcatgcaccaccacacccgggtaattttgtatttttggtagagacagggtttctccatgttggtcaggctggtctcaaaccctcgacctcaggtgatccgtccgcctcagcctcccaaagtgctgggattacaggtgtgagccactctgcctggcctgtCTTGTCCATTTTCTTAGTAAGAGTTTCCCTACTTCCTATGTTCTAACTCTTAGGTCACCACTGGGCCTCTCTTCATCAAGATGTTTTTGAACAAAATGCAAGTATGTCTCAGCCCAGGAAGAATCACCACTTAAATACACACTATGaattattaatttcttcattctCCATCTGTCCTGGGAGATGTGAAAGAGAATTGCCCTGGTGACAGGGAGGGGGACCACTCCCTGCGAAGCGCCCAGCTGTCTCTGAGAGAATATGCAATGAACCATTCCTCCCGAGGCCGAGATATGAGATGCACTGCAGCTCCCAGCACAAGCTTTGATTAGGGCagacatgcagaaaaatgaaaccacagtgagataagaAATACATGTCTATCCACACTTGACTGGGCCTCAGCCTGGTTCAGAAGATTGCTGTCACTGTTTACTAGGGGACCAACAGGTAACACTACCAAGATATAAACAGCAGAATCAAAAAATCAGACAATGTCGGCTTTGTGAAAGGCAATTACAATTGTGAAAGAGATTACAAGTACTATGTGGAATACTTTTTTGTTTGAATCTCAAAGAAAATACTATCCTAAGACTCTAATAACTGAAAACATGCTAAAGTGGTTGGCGCCAGGAGTAAAAGATAATCTGATAAAGAATGTAAACATCTTAAGAAAGCAATGTCTGGAAGACCATTAAAGATATGTGGGTGTTGGCAAATCCAGGAGATTGGCTATATGCATTCTGAGGGATACACCTGGTATTTCTTTGGCATCAACGGAGAGGACTGATGCACCTGTCACTTTCCACTGATAAAAGAAGTAAACCTAGCCAGGCTGGCAAAGAACACAGGTAAAATCACCAGCAAATACAATCTGTATATCCTTACTTGTAATTACTGTAAAGTAGGATTCTTGCAGAGCAAGGGCTACGAGCAAAGCCTGTACTTCTAGATTGtgatttctcaacctcagcactattgacagtTTGGACCTGATAATTCTCTTTTGGAAGGTGCTGTGTTGTGCCAGTTTAATagcatccctggcttctgccTACTAGAGGCCAGCAGCACTCATCTC is a window encoding:
- the LOC129532227 gene encoding rRNA-processing protein FCF1 homolog — translated: MRNYATMKRTLSLRDQRLKEKDRLKPKEKEKKDPSALKEREVPQHPSCLFCQYNTQLGPPYHILVDTNFINFSIKAKLDLVQSMMGCLHVKCIPCITDCVMVEIEKLGQKYRVALRIAKDPRFEQLPCTHTGTYAHDCLVQRVTQPKCV